TGAAAACTGTCCGCCGTGACGCCCCGGGATACGAGAATGTCCGCCAGGATGGGGTGGCATCCCTCCCGCTGAACGATGGTTTCAGCCGCACGGGCGTCCACCTTCCGCCGTTGCCACTTCTTTCCGCTCACGGAGGATGTGACGTTGAGAAAGGCGTCAGTGTCTTGGACTGGATTGTCGATTGGGGAGGTATTCTGCATGGGGATTTATGTCACGCCCGGCCACAAAAGACAAAGCGCGACTAATTCAGCTTCCGCTTCTGTGCGCCCGCATCAATCGGTTCGGGTAACGGTGCGACCGTCACGCCTTCTTCGCGCAGCTCAGAGACTTCTTTCGGTGACGCCTCGCCGTAAATAGGGCGATCCTTCGTTTCGCCGTAGTGAATACGCCGCGCCTCTTCCGGGAACTGTTTGCCCACATGGTCGAAGTTCTTTTCGACATAGTCTTTCGCGCGGCGAGCGCTTTCGTTGAAGGCTTCGAGCACGGCGTCGGCATTGGGGGCTGAGGACGTCCGACGCGATGTTGAAATGGACGGCGCCATCAACGCCTTCTCAACGGCGGCGGTGCCGCAGACCGGACATTCGAGGAGGTGCTTTTCAGCCTGCTCGTCATAGTCGGCACTGTTGGAGAACCAGCCCTCGAACCCGTGGCCGTCCTCACACTTCAACGCATATTTGATCATAGCTCATAGATGCGCGTTTCTACGTCCCGATCAAGGGTAAGGTTTGGCACGCGTCGACGGACATCGGCGACCTTGTCCAGATCAATATCAGCCACGATGACTCCCGGCTGGTTATTGGGCTGTTCAGCCAGAATCGTCCCCCAGGGATCGACGATCAGGGAATGGCCATAGGTGGCTCTGCCGTCCTCATGCTGCCCGCCCTGGGCCGGGGCGATCACATAGCTGCCGGTTTCGATGGCCCGCGCCCGCAGAAGGACGTGCCAGTGCGCTTCTCCCGTTG
This genomic stretch from Parvularcula sp. LCG005 harbors:
- a CDS encoding DUF1178 family protein; its protein translation is MIKYALKCEDGHGFEGWFSNSADYDEQAEKHLLECPVCGTAAVEKALMAPSISTSRRTSSAPNADAVLEAFNESARRAKDYVEKNFDHVGKQFPEEARRIHYGETKDRPIYGEASPKEVSELREEGVTVAPLPEPIDAGAQKRKLN